Proteins from a single region of Megachile rotundata isolate GNS110a chromosome 7, iyMegRotu1, whole genome shotgun sequence:
- the RpL7 gene encoding ribosomal protein L7 yields the protein MADAPKETAPPAKKLPAVPESVLKRRKTRVAVKAARLQVALKRRASQYKKRKEIFKRAEKYVREYRRKERDEIRLMRQAKNRGNYYIPGEARLAFVIRIRGVNQVAPKVRKVLQLFRLKQINNGVFMKLNKATINMLRIVEPYITWGYPNLKSVRELIYKRGFAKINRQRIPITSNAVIEKKLGRFGIICVEDLIHEIFTVGSKFKFASNFLWPFKLNTPTGGWRKKTNHYVEGGDFGNREDKINELLRRMV from the exons ATGGCGGATGC ACCAAAGGAAACAGCTCCTCCAGCTAAGAAGCTGCCGGCAGTACCGGAATCGGTACTTAAGAGGAGGAAGACTCGTGTAGCTGTGAAAGCTGCGCGTCTTCAAGTAGCTCTCAAG AGACGTGCAAGTCAGTATAAGAAGAGGAAAGAAATTTTCAAGAGAGCAGAAAAATATGTCAGAGAATACAGAAGGAAGGAGCGAGATGAAATCAGATTGATGAGACAGGCTAAGAATCGTGGAAACTATTATATCCCTGGAGAAGCACGCCTTGCTTTTGTTATCCGTATTCGGGG tgTGAACCAAGTTGCTCCAAAAGTACGTAAAGTACTTCAACTATTCCGTCTCAAACAGATCAATAATGGCGTATTCATGAAATTAAACAAAGCAACTATTAACATGCTCCGTATTGTTGAGCCTTATATCACTTGGGGATATCCAAACCTGAAGTCAGTCAGAGAGTTGATTTATAAGAGAGGATTTGCTAAGATCAATAGGCAACGTATTCCTATTACCAGCAATGCTGTTATTGAGAAAAAACTTG gCCGCTTTGGTATTATTTGTGTGGAAGATTTAATCCATGAGATATTCACAGTAGGATCAAAGTTCAAGTTTGCAAGCAATTTCCTGTGGCCATTCAAG CTTAACACACCCACTGGTGGATGGCGTAAGAAGACTAACCACTATGTTGAAGGTGGTGATTTTGGAAACCGTGAAGATAAAATCAATGAGCTCCTCAGGAGAATggtttaa